The following DNA comes from Candidatus Poribacteria bacterium.
GCGGCTCGACGTCTCCGGGTTGTCCTAGGAGCCTTAGCACAGGCTGAACACCACATCGCGACGCGGTCATCCGGTCGAAGACAGCAGGTATCGGCAATCGCCGTGTAATCCCTGCCGAGACAGGACGCGGGTTGCCATAGACTGGCACCTTCGCTCATGAAGTCTCCCTCGACGTGGAGACTCTTTTTGTGTCCGCTCCCGGCTGGGACGGCGTCGATGGGCTGATGTCGCAACGCCCGTAGTGTCGAATGGAGGTGCAACTTGGCACGGCCAGAGAAAGAGCAGATGGTCGAGGAGATCGCGGATGTGCTCTCCTCGAGCGAAGCGGCCGTCCTGGTAGAGATGCGCGGACTGACCGTCGCAGAGGTGACGGATCTCCGTCGCCGGTTCCGCCAGGCGGGTGTGACCTACAGGGTCTACAAGAACACGTTGATCCGGCGCGCAGCCGATCAGCTCGAGATCGACGGGCTAGATACATACCTGCACGGTCCTACGGCTGTGGCGGCGTCACAGACGGACCCGACAGCCCCGACGAAGGTCGTTCGCGACTTCGTGCGGACGGTCGATAAACTGACGATCAAGGCGGGAGTTCTCGGCAAGCAGGTGCTCGATGCCCGCGAAGCCACCTCGCTGGCAGACCTGCCCACCCGCCAGGAAGCCGCTGCCCAGCTCGCCGGCGTGCTGAACGCGCCGATTGCAGGCTTGGCTCGGAGCCTCAACGCCCTCATCGGCGGACTGGCAATCGCCCTGAACCGTGTTGTGGAGCAGCAGACGGAGACACCGGCAGAGGGCTGAACGTCAGCCCGCTACGATCGCCGCTACGATCACAAGGAGTACCGCTCAATGAGTGCAGATGCCATTCTCGAACAGATCAAAGGCCTGTCCGTCCTCGAGCTGGCGAAGCTCGTCAAGCTGATCGAGGAGGAGTTCGGCGTGAGCGCTGCCGCGCCAGTCGCCGTGGCGGCAGGACCGGTCGCCGCCGCTGGACCTGCCGCCCCGGTGGAAGAAGCCGAGGAGCAGACCGAGTTCACGGTCATTCTGGCGGACATCGGTCCCGAGAAGATCAAGGTCATCAAGGAGGTGCGGGCCTTCACCGGACTGGGTCTCCGCGAGGCGAAGGAAGCCGTCGAATCGGCTCCGGCGCCCATCAAGGAAGGCGTCAGCAAGGAAGAGGCCGCCAAGATCCGCGAGGCTCTTGAGGCAGTTGGCGCCAAGGTGGAGGTCAAGTAGGCGGACACGCCTCGACGACTATCGGCACCGAGCACCCACGCCCG
Coding sequences within:
- a CDS encoding 50S ribosomal protein L7/L12, producing the protein MSADAILEQIKGLSVLELAKLVKLIEEEFGVSAAAPVAVAAGPVAAAGPAAPVEEAEEQTEFTVILADIGPEKIKVIKEVRAFTGLGLREAKEAVESAPAPIKEGVSKEEAAKIREALEAVGAKVEVK
- a CDS encoding 50S ribosomal protein L10, yielding MARPEKEQMVEEIADVLSSSEAAVLVEMRGLTVAEVTDLRRRFRQAGVTYRVYKNTLIRRAADQLEIDGLDTYLHGPTAVAASQTDPTAPTKVVRDFVRTVDKLTIKAGVLGKQVLDAREATSLADLPTRQEAAAQLAGVLNAPIAGLARSLNALIGGLAIALNRVVEQQTETPAEG